A part of Aegilops tauschii subsp. strangulata cultivar AL8/78 chromosome 2, Aet v6.0, whole genome shotgun sequence genomic DNA contains:
- the LOC141041393 gene encoding uncharacterized protein, with the protein MSEDILEQMTRLTTSAAVWTALHDMFASEKKARLMQMRIQLSTLKDLTTAEYFHKVKGLADAVAYIGKLLGDDEILSYMFVGLGLEYEHLVASITAREETVSLNSFYCFFLSTELRMEQQASAGEIHNSCNNSAARNSDGQHG; encoded by the coding sequence ATGTCTGAGGATATCCTCGAACAGATGACTCGCCTCACCACATCCGCTGCAGTCTGGACGGCGCTGCATGACATGTTCGCGTCCGAGAAGAAGGCGCGTCTTATGCAGATGCGCATCCAGCTGTCCACCCTGAAGGACCTTACCACCGCTGAGTACTTCCACAAGGTGAAGGGGCTGGCCGACGCCGTAGCGTACATCGGCAAGCTGCTCGGCGATGACGAAATCCTCAGCTACATGTTTGTCGGGCTGGGCCTGGAATACGAGCACCTTGTGGCATCGATCACGGCTCGGGAGGAGACCGTTAGTCTCAACAGTTTCTATTGCTTCTTCCTCAGTACCGAGCTTCGCATGGAACAGCAAGCCTCGGCTGGTGAAATCCACAACTCCTGCAATAACTCTGCTGCACGCAACTCCGATGGCCAGCATGGTTGA